From the genome of Thermoplasmata archaeon:
CTTTGACGCGCGCATCCTCCAGCAGGTGGCCCGCGAGAACGGCTACGCGATCGAGACGATCTTCAACACGCACCACCACCCGGACCATATCTTCGACAACGAACGCCTCGCGGACGAGACGGGCGGCAAAGTGGCCGCCCATGAGCTCAGCCTGGCCCGCAAGGATCTCGTTCTCCACGATGGGGACATCGTTCCCGTCGGTGAACTCAAGGTAAAGGTCGTCCACACACCAGGTCACTCACCCGATTCGTGCTGCTACATCGTCGCGGGCCGCGTCTTCACGGGCGACTGCCTGTTCGTCGGCGACTGCGGCCGGACGGACCTTCCCGGGTCCGACGTCCGCGCGATGTACGACTCTCTTTTCAACAAGGTCCGCGCGATGGACGACGCGCTCGTCGTCTGTCCCGGGCATCACTACGGTCGGACGCCGACCTCCACGATCGGGCGGGAGAAGAAGACAAACTTCGTACTCCAGCCGCGGAGCGTCGAGGAGTTTGTCGAGTTCATGGCGTCTCCGTAGTCACGTCGCAGGGCCATGTGCTTGGGCACGAGTAGTCCACCGAGTGGGCGTATCCCGCATTCAGCGAATGCAGGGCATCCGCTTGCGCGCGAATCTCCGCCACCGTCTGAGCACCCAGCTGGGCGACGGGGTCATTCCC
Proteins encoded in this window:
- a CDS encoding MBL fold metallo-hydrolase; this translates as MEPFFDQRLIGQMRNFGYLIGDPTKKVAAVIDPSFDARILQQVARENGYAIETIFNTHHHPDHIFDNERLADETGGKVAAHELSLARKDLVLHDGDIVPVGELKVKVVHTPGHSPDSCCYIVAGRVFTGDCLFVGDCGRTDLPGSDVRAMYDSLFNKVRAMDDALVVCPGHHYGRTPTSTIGREKKTNFVLQPRSVEEFVEFMASP